In Trichlorobacter lovleyi, the DNA window GTCCGATTATGCAGGATGGCCTGTTCGGCCAGGCGCTGCTGAAACCCACGGCCCTGTTTGGCCTGACCGGCATGGATATGTGGAGCCATGCGCTGTTCTGGAGCATGTTGTTTAATGTTGGCGCCTACCTGGTCTGCTCTCTGCTTATCTCCCAAAGCGACCTTGAAAAGGAACAGGTACGCCGCTTCATCGGCAAGTTTGAAACTGAACGGCGTCAGGTCAAAAGTGCTGCCAAACGCCTTTCAAAACCGGTGACCATCCCGCAGTTCATCGGCCTGATGGGCAAATTTATCGGCCCCGAAGAGGCCTCACAGGCCATGACCACCTACCTGAAGGGACGGATGATCGACGAGGAGGTCATGGTTCCCGAGTTTGAGCTGCCAGCCATGAAACGCTTTGTTGAACGGACCCTGGCCGCTTCAGTGGGAGCGGCAGCAGCAGGCGCCATCATGGACAGCTATCTGTCCGATATGGGTAGCCGGATGGAGTCGGTCTACGATATTTTCAGCACCGTCAGGGCCTCCCTTGACCAGAGCCGTGAAGCGCTGTACGTCCGTCTCAAGGCCTCTGAGATCATCAACCGCACCCTTGACCTGCAGACTATTATGGATGAACTGCTGCAGTTGCTGCTCAAGGAGTTCAGACTTGATGTGGCCCTGATCCAGATCCGCACCAGCAGTGACGTACCATTATCTGTGCAGAGCTACCAGGGCTGCGACCGCCGCCCCATCAATCCTGAACACTGGTATCTGGAGAGTGATCCCTACATCAAGATGGCGATGATCGACCAGACCACCCACTTCGTCAATGACATCACAAACCTGCAAGCGATCATCGACCTCTCCAAGACATCATCTGAGGGTTTCGTCTCCTTTGCGCATATCCCGATCTATCGCGAAGGTGAAGAGAGCCTGGGGGTACTGTCGGTATACTCAAAATCCATTATCGGCCTTTTTACTGAAGAATTTGTCGGACTGCTGACCAGTCTGACCGGGCAGCTTGCCCAGGCGGCCCGTCTGGCCAGTGAAATGCAGGCCAAAGAACGGGAACGCCGGGAAAAGGAACAGGCCTTGCTGGCCAATGCTCGGGTCAAACGCGATATGGAGATCGCGGAACAGATCCAGCTTTCACTGTTGCCAGCCGCCCCACCGCTCCTGTTCGGGATTGAGCTTGCCGGACGCTGTTATCCAGCCGCCCATGTCGGTGGTGATTACTATGACTTTTTCAAACGTGACGATCACACCATTGATCTTCTGATCGCCGACGTCTCCGGCCATAGCGTCGGAGCGGCGCTGATTATGGCTGAGGTGCGTACCCTGTTGCGCGCCCATTCCAGCCGGGCCGTCAGTCCCAGCAGCATCCTGGGCGTTCTTAACAGCCAACTCTACGAAGACCTGACAAGGGCAGAACTGTTCATCACCATGTTCTATGCCCGCTACAGTGCTGCCACCGGCCGCCTGTCCTATGCCAATGCGGGACACAACAAACCGCTGATACACCGCCAGGGTGAACAGAGCTGTATAGAGCTGGATGCAGAGGGGTTGATTCTCGGCATCAAGCCCTCCATGATCTTTGAAGAACGCTCCATAAATCTGCAGCAAGGCGACACCCTGCTCTTTTATACCGACGGTATTCCCGAGGCGACCAACCGCACCGGAGAACTGCTGGGAACCGGTCAGGTCTGTCAACACCTCACGCTGCAGAGCACCTTACCGGTGGACGCAATTGCCGACTCGTTCTTTGAGCTGGTAAAGGAGTACAGTCAAAGCACAACACTGCAGGATGATGTCTCGATGGTGGTTATGAAAATTGTTGCCTAATTAAAAGGAGGAACGCAATGAATCTGAAACTTGAAGACAACGGACAGGTAGTGCTGCTGATCGTCAAGGAGGAGCGGCTTGATGCCCATAATTCCGAACATCTTAAACAGGAGCTGGGCAGATTGTTCGGGGAAGGTAAGACCAAGATAGTGGTTGATCTGAAAGAAGTACGTTTCATCGACAGCTCAGGCCTGGGCGCGTTGGTATCCGGCTTCAAGAATGCTTCGGCCCGTCAGGCCGCCTTGAAGCTTTCAAGCCTGCAGAGCCAGGTAAAATCAATGTTTGAACTTACCAGACTGCACCGGGTTTTTGATATCTACACCACCGTTGATGAGGCCATTGAAGCGTTCTGAGCAGGACGTGCGGAGAGCAGCGATGAAAAACCAGATCCAGCTGCAGATCAAAGTACCCAATCAGACCCGTTATCTGAGCCTGATCGGACGGATCAGTGAAGAGCTGGCTGCCCAGTTACAAAACTACAGCGGTGATCGGGAGGCCTTGGCCAACCACATTAACGTGGTGCTGACCGAGGCCCTGGTCAACGCTATTCGTCATGCCAATGCCGATAATCCTGATGAAGAAGTGGAGATCAGGATTATCGGCACAGATGAAGAGCTGTTGTTACAGGTAGTTGATCATGGCAGCGGGTTTGATCTGGCCGGTATTGCACATTCCCCTGCAACCGCAGGGGATGACCTTGAAGATCATGGCAGGGGGCTGTACATCATGCGGTCACTGATGGACTCAGTGGAATACCGTCAGGTTGAGGGCGGCAACATACTTGAAATGCGCAAACGTTTTCACTGAATCACTCACGCGGGATCGAAATAGCTGACAAATTCACCGGAATTTGTCTGTACCTGCCAGCCATCCCCCACTCTGTTCAAACTATCCGGCAGAACAGGCACCTTGCCCTTCCCCCCCGGCAGATCGATCACAAAGTGGGGGATTGCCATGCCTGAAATTTTCCCCCTGAGTGACCCGATCAGCTGTCTACCCTGTTCAAGCGGTGTCCGAAAGTGGGCAGTGCCGCGCACCAGATCCATCTGATGCAGGTAGTAGGGCCGGACCTGCAGCCGCAACAGTCCACTCATCAGCGTTTGCAGAGTCAGACTGTCGTCATTCACCCCTTTCAGCAGCACCGTCTGATTGCCCAGCTGCACCCCTGCCGAGGCCAGCAATCTACAGGCATGTGCAGCCTCCGGAGTCAGCTCAAGCGGATGATTGAAATGGGTATTCAGATAGAGGGGATGATGCTCTGCCAGCATTCGACAGAGTGCGGGGGTTACCCGGGCAGGCGCGGTAACCGGCATGCGGCTGCCGATCCGGATAACTTCAACATGCGGAATCCTGCGCAATGCCAGCAGGATCTCATGCAGCTCATCATCCGACAACATCAGCGGATCACCCCCTGACAGGATAATATCCCGCAACTGGGGGGTCGCCGCAATATATTCCAGTGCCGACGAAAGTGCCGTTTGTCCGCCGGCACACCCTACCCTGCGTTTGCGCATGCAAAAACGGCAATAGGTGGCACAGCGGTTGGATACCAGCAGGACCGCCCGATCCGGGTAGCGGTGAATCAGACCCGGCACAGGGCTTAAACGCTCCTCGTCCAGCGGGTCGGGATGCTGGTTTGTGTCAACAAGTTCCAGCAGTGATGGCACGCACTGTTGCCAGATCGGATCGAAGGGGGCGGTTATCAAACCGGCGTAATAGCTGCTGATACGGTAGGGGTAGAGCTCAGCAACCGGTTTAAGCGGTGTTTCGTCAAATTTAAAGCGGTGGGCCAGCTCAGCAAGGGATACGGTTTGAAACGGCATCAACGGGCGATCACCTTGACAAACTTTGCAAGATAGTCAACACCTGACCAAACAGTCAGAACAAAGGCGATCCAGAAGAAAAACATGCCGGCATTGTGCATATTGACCGTCAACAACGGATGGGCAATACCGAAAAGCCAGTTATAATCATAGTGTAACAAAAGCCCAATGATCGCGGTCAACTGAAAGATCGTCTTATACTTGCCCAGGTCAGAGGCCTGGATCACAATACCTTCCGAGGAGGCGATACTACGCAGGCCGGTAATCACAATTTCCCGCGCCAACACCACAAATACCATCCAGGCCGGTACCCTGCCAAAAGGCAGGATCATGATCAGCGCTGCAGTCACAATCAGCTTGTCTGCTATCGGATCAAGAAACTTGCCGAATACGGTCTCAATGCCCATTCTGCGGGCAAGATGCCCATCAAACCAGTCCGTGGCGGAAGCGAGGGCAAACACCCAGGCGGCCCAGAAACAGGCCTCCCGCGAAGGTGAAAACAACAGGACCACCATCAGAGGGATGCAGGCGACCCTGAAGAGGGTCAAAATATTGGGAGGATTCAGAATGGGATGGTGCTGGGACATTGCATTATCTCATGTATGACAGAACCCTGCTGACATAGGTTCGGGTTTCTTCGTAGGGTGGAATGCCACCGTATTTGGCAACTTTGGAAAGTCCGGCATTGTAGGCGGCAAGGGCCAGAGAGACATCGCCTTTAAAGGTATCAAGCAAAAACTTCAGGTACCGTACACCACCATCAACATTCTGGTGAGGATCAAAACGGTCAGCCACCTTCAGGTGCTTGGCGGTACCGGGCATCAACTGCATCAAGCCACCGGCACCTGCCCGGGAAACCGCCTGAGGGTTGTAACCGGATTCGGCCTGAATAACCGCCCTGATCAGCGAGGCGCTGACACCGTACTTGGCCGAAGCAGATGTAATCAGGTGCTCGAACTCCTGGGGGTTACCTGAGGCGATGCGAAAGCGGGTCCGCAGTTGACGGTCCTTGCGCAGATCACGCATGAAAATCTTGAACTTTTTGTCTGTTGGCGCATCGGTAAAGTGCAGTACCCCTTCTTCATCTTCATAGCGATAAATATCGGCGCTGGAAGGGGCGGGAAATAGTGTAACAGACAGAAACAGCATCCCCAGTAGAAACAACATGCCGGGACAGCAAAGATCTCTGGTACGGCTATGGGCGGCAAGGCGGCTCATGTTAGTAACATAACGGCAAAAGTGCCCGATTTGTCAAGTTTAAAGTACCCGTATACCGGATTAAAATGTACAGTTGATTGACTTTTACCGCCCGATTGGCTAGAAGAAATATCTTCACCAATCAGCCTGCTGAAGATGACTTTTTTGCCTGATAAGGAGCAGTAACCCGTGAGCAAACCTCGTGCGACCTACAAAGAAGCTGGCGTTGATATTGAGGCTGGTAACAGCTTTGTCCAGAAAATAAAGCCCTTGGTCAAATCGACCTTCCGTCCGGAAGTGATGACAGAGATCGGTGGCTTTGGCGGACTCTTTTCGCTGAATGCAGCCAAGTACAAAAACCCAGTCCTGGTATCAGGTACCGATGGTGTCGGCACCAAGCTGAAACTGGCCTTTCTGGCTGACCGTCACGACACGGTAGGTATTGACCTGGTGGCGATGTGCGTCAATGACATTGTAGTCCAGGGCGCTGAGCCGCTCTTCTTTCTGGACTACCTGGCCACCGGCAAGCTTGACCCTGACAAGGCAGCCCAGATTGTAGCAGGTATTGCCGAGGGATGCCGTCAGGCCGGCTGCGCCCTGATCGGGGGAGAAACGGCTGAAATGCCCGGTTTTTATGCTGATGGAGAATACGATATTGCCGGTTTCACGGTCGGCGTGGTCGAAAAGGACCAGATTATTGACGGTTCTTCCATCACAGTCGGCAACAAACTGATCGGTATCGGCTCAAGCGGCCTGCACAGCAATGGCTATTCACTGGCACGCCGGATAATCTTTGACCGGATGGGCCTTGCCATCAACAGTCCGCTGCCGGACAGCACTAAAACCGTTGACGAGGAACTGCTGACACCTACCCGGATTTATGTCCGTTCCGTCCTGAACCTGCTCAAGGATTTCAGGATTAACGGGATTGCCCATATCACTGGCGGTGGACTGCTTGAAAACGTCCCCCGTGTACTTCCCAAGGGCTGTTCAGCCAGTTTCAAACTCGGTTCATGGGAGATGCCGTCCATCTTCACAACCCTGCAGGAAGCCGGAAATGTCGAGCAGAATGAGATGTACCGTACTTTCAACATGGGTATCGGCATGGTGCTGGCTGTAGCGGCAGCCGATGTGGATGATATTCTTTCACGCCTGAACGGACTGGGCGAGCAGGCCTGGCTGATCGGCGAGGTAAAGAGCATGAACAAAAACCAGACAGAACAGGTGGTGCTGGTCTGATGGGCACAGCACCGATCAAGCTGGCGGTACTGGTATCCGGCAATGGCTCCAACTTCCAGGCTATTATCGACGCCATAGAGGCTGGCCGGATCCCCAACAGCCAGGTTGTCTGCCTGATCAGCAACAAGAGCGATGCCTTTGCCCTCGAGCGGGCCAGGAAACACAACATCAAGATCGTTGTACTTGACCACAAAGCCTATCCTGATCGGCAGGCCTATGACACCGCCCTGGTTGAGCTGCTGCGCCAACACGAAGTTGACCTGGTCATCCTGGCGGGATTCATGCGGCTGCTGTCACCAATCATGATTGACGCCTTCCCGAACGCCATCATGAACATTCACCCTGCCCTGCTGCCTGCCTTCCCCGGCCTTGATGCCCAGCAGCAGGCCTTTGACTATGGGGTGCGTTACACCGGTTGCACCGTACACTTTGTTGATAAGGGGACCGATACCGGCCCGATCATCCTGCAATCCGTTGTCCCGGTGCTTGGCAGTGACACCATTGAGAGCCTGACCCAGCGCATACATGGAGAAGAGCATCGCACCTATGTCGAGGCGGTACGCCTTTTCTGTGCAGGACGCCTGAAGGTCGAAGGCCGCAAGGTCATAATCAGCGAATAAAAGCACTTTCCCCTTGACAGTATCAAGACAGCATGCTAAAAATTTCGCTTCAATTAGATTACAATCAGCATATGACTGCTGTACAACATTCGGAGGTAGCACGTGGCTCATCACAAATCGGCAATCAAGCGTATCAAGCAGAACGAAAAGCGCAATGCCCGTAACCGTCATCAAAAATCAACGCTCAAGACCTATATCAAGCGGGTCCGTGAAGCGGTTGAAAGCAAAGATAAAGAGGCAGCAGTAGCTGCCCTGCAGGTTGCAATTCCGGTTATTGACAAGACTGCCACCAAAGGGGTCATTCACAAGGCCAATGCCTCACGCAGCGTATCCCGTCTGACCAAACTGGTTAATACACTGGGCTAAACCTCCGCAACAGACCAGCCCGGTACCATTTAGATAAAACCCCTACCTGTTTTCAGGTAGGGTTTTTTTGTTCCCTCCAGCTATCCCGCTTGCAATCCCCACCCCCATGGCATAATTTATATCAACTTAATTAAGTACCCATCTAAAATTCGTACAAAAGGCTTGGTTATGCGCAGACTACTTCCGGCAAAGCATGTGCTGATTTCCCTTGTAACGGCATCTATCGCTCTGTTTCAGCAGGCCAGCGCTGCAGCCGCCACAGCCCAACTCATGGTTACGGTCAACGGCCAGGGTGCTGTCAGCGGCACTCCGGCCACCATTGCATGCTCGACCGGTTCCTGTAGCTACTCCTTCGCAACCGGAACCTCAATCACTCTGGTTGCGGTCCCTGCTGCCGGTTCTTCGTTTGCCGGATGGCTGGGAGGGTCATGCACAGGGGCAAACAGCTGTTCCCTGACGCTCACAGGTGATACCACCATGAGTGCAACCTTTGTTGAAGGACCGGCAAAGGTACGGATTCAAGGAACACCATCGCGTTATTATCCAACACTTCAGACGGCGCTTGACCATGCCGCTAACGGCGAGGTTTTACGCGCTGCAGGAGGCGTGTTCCACGAGGATATCCTGCTGACAAACCCGGCACTGCTCAGCTTTCAGGGCGGGTATAACAGCAGTTTTGAAAACCAGGACAGTGTCTCACTGCTGGATGGTACCCTGACCATTGCCGGCGGCAGTCTTGCGGTGAGCGGTTTGACCATTGCATCCGGCACATCCACAACCCAGCCGGTGGCCAATGCCGGCTCAGACCGTTTAAGTTTCCCCAACTGGCCGGTCCAGCTGGATGGCACCGGCAGCAGGGACACAGGCAGCAATCCACTCTCATTCAGCTGGGATCTGGCAGTCAAGCCGCAAGGCAGTTCAGCAGTCCTCTCCGGAGCAACCACGGCGACCCCGGCCTTTACACCTGACCTCCCCGGCCTTTACGTGGCCCGGCTGATTGTCAACAACGGCCAGCTGGACAGCACGGCAGACACGGCAACAGTCACGGTGCAGCAGGTTACTGCGCCCTACTCCGCCAGCTCCCTCTTCAGCCAGCCGGAAGCAGCAGCAGTAACGGACTCGCCAAACGCATTCTATACAGCTGAGCAGCAGGCAGCTGTGCTGCAGGCTGCCATAAAGACCTTTGATACTGCTTATACTGGTGGTGTCTACACCTTTGATCTGGTCAATCAGGATACCGACCCCAATGACACCTGGGAACCTGAAGTCAGCGCTCATTTCCTGGCCGATGACTACCCTGATGACGGTGTAGCAACCAATGCCACACTGCGGCTGCGCGGCAACAGCTCACGCCTTGCCGTCCAGAAATCATACCGGGTAAAACTTTCAAAAGATGCCAGCAGCGTCCAGCGCTACTGGCGTAATGAGACGACCCTGCAACTCAACAAACACCCCTGGGATTTGACCAGGGTCCGCAACAAGCTTGCCTTTGACCTGTTCCGTGACATTCCGCACCTTCCCAGCCTGCGGACCCAGTTCATGCAGATCACTATCGATGACGAAAACAACAGCAACGATGGCGATTACGGGCTTTTTACCCATGTGGAAAAGGTGGGCAAGGACTACCTCTCAAACCGGGGGCTGGCAACGGACGGCAACATCTACAAGGCCAACAATTTTACGTTTCGCATGGAGGATGGTCTGACGCTCGGCAGCGATGGCAAAAAACCGTTAGACAAGGCTGCCTTCGAGCTGATTCTGGAGATTGAAAACGTGAATACTGATCACCGGCCGCTTATTGCCATGATCAACGCCGTCAATAACGACAGCAGCAGCATCAATGACACGATCGCAACCTATTTTGACCGCAACAACTATATCACCTGGCTGGCAACCAATATCCTGGCCGGCAACCGTGACACCATCACCCAGAATTTTGAACTGTACCAACCGTCTGCAGGGAACAGATTCTATTTCATACCTTGGGATTACGACGGTGCATTCGGCTTTGAAAACCAGCCGGATATCCAGGTTGCTGGCAACCTGTACGCCCCCTGGCAGATGGGGATCGGCAACTGGTGGGGAGTCCCGCTTCATAACCGCTTTCTCATGGATGCCGCCAACAGGGCTGATCTTACCCGGACCGTGCTGGATATCTACAGCACCTACCTGACACCGGAAAGAATCAAGGCGTTACTGGACAGCTACAGGCCACTGGTTCAACCGCTTATCACCAGGAGCCCTGATCTTGATCACCTGCCCACCGTTGCAGGGGCAGATTCAGAAGAGCAGTGGGCACATGAGTATGCCCGCCTTGTGACGGTGACAAAAATCAATCTTGATCGTTATCTGGCGTCATTGAATCAACCAATGCCGTTTTGGCAGAGTGCAGCCGTGGAGGGATCAACTCTGGTGCTGGCCTGGGATCCTGCCGTGGACTTACAAGGCGGGGCTGTTACCTATGACATTCAGATTGCAAGTGACCCTGCGTTCAGTACCGTTATCCATAGCACCTCAACCTATTCGGACACCAGTCTGACCATAGCCAAACCAGCTGCCGGAACCTACTATCTGCGGGTAATTGCCAGAAATGCGGCAGGGCTGACGACCACCGGGTTTGATCGCCATGACACGGAAGGAGCAACCTACTGGGGGGTTTTACAGTTCACGGTATCCTGAGAATATGAAAGTATGGCTCAACGAGCCAAACCGGCTACTGTCCCGGCACAGGCGTCATAGACCAGTCCCTGCAGAACCGTTGCTGCTGAGGAGCCGGTCTTGACCCCGACATCCCCCCGGTACAACCGCTCAAACAGGGCTTCCAGTTCAGAAACCGGGTATTTTTTGGCCTGGGTGACCTGTTCCCCCAGAAAGAACTGGTGGATCTTGAGTTGCTTACCGATATCAGCAGGGGTCATCTTCTGATCCAGCAGCTCCCGGATCCGCCAGATCCTGCGAAAATGACTGGCCAGGGCGCCCAGGATCATGACCGCCTCTTCACCATTCTGCAGCATGGATTGCAAGGTGGCCAAGGCCTTTGCCAGATTCTTTTCACCCATGAACCTGGCCAGCTCAAAGGCGGTAAAAGACTTGCTCTGACTGACGATTGCCTTGACATCCTCAACCCCGATCACCGGGCGGTTACCAACATACAGGGCCGCCTTCTCAATCTGTGAAACCAGCTCCTGTAGATTGTTACCAACCATGAAGCCCAGCATCTCGGTTCCTGCCCCATCGATCTTCTTGCCATGTACTGCGGCTTCAGCATTGATAAACGGCCCCAGCTTGTTGTCATACAGCTTCTTAAACTCCAGCGTGCCAGGCTGTTTCTTCAGCTCGGAAAAAAATTTACGGCGCAGGTCAGGTTTGGCAGCCAGGAACAGCAGGCAGGTTTCCGGACAGGGATTGGCCAGATAGGGCAACAGCCCTTCCTGGGTTGCGGCTGGCAGCTTGTCGGCCTGCCTGACCACCACCACCCGGCGTTCTGCAAACATCGGCAACGTCTGGGAGGTATCAAGAATCTCGGTCCCTTTGCAATCCGCTCCATAGTAGATGTTCAGGTTAAAGTCTTTCATGGCAGGATCAACCGCCTTTTCCATGACACGACGACCAGCCCGTTCAACCAGAAACGGCTCTTCACCATAAAAGAAATAGACCGCTGAAAAACAGCCGGTCTGAAGTTGTTTTTCAAGTTCCTGTTCAGTCATCAGGTTACCTGTTTCCGTGTACAGGCCTTCACGACCCTGTCCCGCCCCGCATTTTTCGCTTCATAGAGAGCGTTATCAACCTGCTGGATAAATTCATCGATGCTGCACCCGGCGCAAAAAGCCCCCACCCCGAAACTCATGGTCAAATGAATAGGCTGATTATCCCAGACGATCTCTTTCCCGCGCACTGCAGCAGCAAGCTTTTCAGCCACAATCACAGCCTGTTCAAGCGAGGTCTCAGGCAACAGAACCATGAATTCTTCTCCGCCCCAACGGGCGCACACATCCTCTGAACGCAGGCAGTCTCTCAGTTGGGCTCCGATCTGCCGCAGCACCCGGTCACCGGCCAGGTGGCCGAAGGTATCGTTTACCTGCTTGAAGAGATCCAGGTCGCCCAGAATCAGTGAAAAGGTCTTGTTATGGCGTTCAGAACGTTTTTGTTCAATCTCAAGCTGGTTCAGCATCTCCATCCGGTTGGCAAGTCCGGTCAGGATATCGGTCCTGACCATCACCTCAAGCCGCATATTCAGGTCCTGCAACTGAAACTGATAGGAATCACTAATAGTGACGATCTTGTTAAAACGCCTCAACAGCTTGGCATAACGGCTGACAATCTTTTCCAGTTCTAGGCTCAACGGATCGCCGGCAGTTGAAATCCTTTCCAGCAGTTCTTTCATTTCACGTAGCGGTTCGTCTTCAGGTACCTCGGCCTTCTGTCGCTTACTCTGCAATTGCGGCAGAACAACAGCAGACTGTCCCTTTTCCTCCAGCTTGCTGTAGGTGGTCTTGACGCAGTCCGGACAGATGCCGTGACTGAACATGATATCCACATGGCTGCTGAAATAGGTCTCCAAACGCTGCCAGTAATTATCATCAGTCCGTATCTTGTGGCAGTACATACAGATCGGTAATGCCACTTCACTCAACTGACGCAGCTTGATATCGGATTGTTCCAGTTTCCTGGACAACTCCTTCAGTTGCTGCTGGTACGAGTCGCTGATGGCAATGGTTTTATACAACTGGTGATGGAGTTTGTTAAAGCTGTCAGACAGCACAAAATATTCAGCAAGCAGTTCCGTCCTGTCTTCCGGGGGATTGGCCAGAACCTGTACCGTGCGCTGCAGTACAGGATCAGATTGTTCTGGTTTTTGAGATGTTTTTTTTCTGGCCCTAATCATTTGCTAAGTGCCGTTATTTCAAAGGGAAAGCTGACCTCTTCGCAAAATTCCTCCGCCAGCTCAAAAGAACGGGGATTCTCAAGGTCATAATGCCAGATGATCGAGACATTGACACTCCGCCCATAGGCCTCTTCCATGATATCCAGCAGATCCAGCATACATTTGGTGCTGCTGCTGTTCATATAAGTAATGGTAATGGCAATGGTCAGCTGCCGGTTGTCCAGCAGATACTGTTTCAGCCACGCCAGCACCGGTGCATAAAAGGCAAAGGAGTTCTCAGGGTAGGACTCCCCGGAAATACGCAGGGTTTTTGCCTCACAATCAAAACTGATCAACGGCGTCGAAGTGGTCTGGGGAATGTCAAGATGTGCCATAATGTTCTCCACTGCTAAACAAAAGCGCTAAGACTGAAAAATACATAGGTTTCATCAATAGTGCGTACAGAACAGTTCATCGGCGCTGAAGAATGGCGGGCAATTTCAAGCAGCCCCAGCCCCGCCCCCAAGGCTCCGGGCTGGACCTCGCGTCGCATCTGCTCCTTGTAGCTGCGCTTCAGCTCTTCAGGCGTCATGGTGTTAATCTCGTTGATCCGGGCACAGAGCAACGCTGCATCTTCCTGCAGGACCATGTTGCCGGAAGAGACCATGTAGCCCTCGTTCCAACGGGCAATGGTAATGATCGAGGCGGCCGTATCACCTTGGCCAAGTTCTCGTAGCGCCAGGTAATTACGCACATTCTGGGCAAGTTCGATATAGACCGCAAAGACATCCAGTACCGCAGCCTTTGCGATATTTTCGGCTGCCAGGTGATTGCGCAGCGCGGTTCCGATCTCCTCAATGATGCTGTGGGAAAAAGGACCGTTAAAACACATCATCATGCCGGACTCATCAAACTGCTTTCTCAGGTTGTACAGATCCATGGCAACTCCTCTCCAGGATTACAGACGGAAGGCCAACACGGTAATATCATCACGCTGTTTTTTCGTACCACGCCAGGCATCGATCCGCTGCGCAAAAACAGTAAACTGACGCTGCAGATCAAGGCCATGGTTTTCAGACAGCAGCTGACGGAAACGGGCAGTTCCAAACCCATAGCCTTTGGGACCACCACCTTCATCCAGAAAACCGTCAGTGGTCATGTAACAGGTTACTGCACTGTTCAATGTCAGATGATGGTTCTGATAGACAAACTGCAGATCGCTGCCGCTGTACCCCACCCGCTGCCGGTCGCCCTTGATTTCAGACACCTGCTGTTGGTCGGCATAATACAAGGAGATTCCTGCCCCGGCAAAGGTCAAAGACTGCTGCTTAAGATCGATGCAACACAGACCGATATCAAGCCCGGCATCCACCAAACTCTCTCCATCCTGACGCAATCGCAGGGTTTCCTGCAGCAACCGGTTTGCCTCCTGCAAGATCCGCCCCGGATCATCAGCACAGAGGGTATCCGCAATATGGTTCAGCACAGAGTTGACGGTCATGGTCATAAAGGCCCCCGGCACCCCGTGGCCGGTACAATCCAGTACAGCCAGCAAGACCTTGCCCTTGTCAGACTCATGCAGCCAATACAGATCTCCACCAACCAGGTCGCACGGCTGATACAGAACCGACCAGTCGGCAAAGATCCGGCCAAACCGCTGCGGATCCGGCAGGATGGCGGTCTGCAGTATCCTGGCATACTGAAGACTCTCCATGATTCTGGATTGGGACGCCTCAAGCTTTTGATTGGCGTCGGTCAACTCCCGGGTCCGCTGCAGCACCCGCTCCTCCAGATGCGCGGTATGTTCCCGTACCGTGGCAGCCATACTGTTGAAGCTTTGGGTCAGCATGCCGATTTCATCCCTGTACAACACCGGCAGCGCTCTGTCATAACGCCCCTCTGCCACCTCTCCGGCTGCTCCGGTCAAGAGGTTCAGCGGCCTGAGGACCATACGGTTTATTGCATAGCCGATTACCGTAATAACAGCCAGAAGTGCAAGCAGGCTGGCCAGGATAATCGGCAGAAAAGTGGTTGTCTG includes these proteins:
- the holA gene encoding DNA polymerase III subunit delta codes for the protein MTEQELEKQLQTGCFSAVYFFYGEEPFLVERAGRRVMEKAVDPAMKDFNLNIYYGADCKGTEILDTSQTLPMFAERRVVVVRQADKLPAATQEGLLPYLANPCPETCLLFLAAKPDLRRKFFSELKKQPGTLEFKKLYDNKLGPFINAEAAVHGKKIDGAGTEMLGFMVGNNLQELVSQIEKAALYVGNRPVIGVEDVKAIVSQSKSFTAFELARFMGEKNLAKALATLQSMLQNGEEAVMILGALASHFRRIWRIRELLDQKMTPADIGKQLKIHQFFLGEQVTQAKKYPVSELEALFERLYRGDVGVKTGSSAATVLQGLVYDACAGTVAGLAR
- a CDS encoding diguanylate cyclase; its protein translation is MIRARKKTSQKPEQSDPVLQRTVQVLANPPEDRTELLAEYFVLSDSFNKLHHQLYKTIAISDSYQQQLKELSRKLEQSDIKLRQLSEVALPICMYCHKIRTDDNYWQRLETYFSSHVDIMFSHGICPDCVKTTYSKLEEKGQSAVVLPQLQSKRQKAEVPEDEPLREMKELLERISTAGDPLSLELEKIVSRYAKLLRRFNKIVTISDSYQFQLQDLNMRLEVMVRTDILTGLANRMEMLNQLEIEQKRSERHNKTFSLILGDLDLFKQVNDTFGHLAGDRVLRQIGAQLRDCLRSEDVCARWGGEEFMVLLPETSLEQAVIVAEKLAAAVRGKEIVWDNQPIHLTMSFGVGAFCAGCSIDEFIQQVDNALYEAKNAGRDRVVKACTRKQVT
- a CDS encoding SiaC family regulatory phosphoprotein; the protein is MAHLDIPQTTSTPLISFDCEAKTLRISGESYPENSFAFYAPVLAWLKQYLLDNRQLTIAITITYMNSSSTKCMLDLLDIMEEAYGRSVNVSIIWHYDLENPRSFELAEEFCEEVSFPFEITALSK
- a CDS encoding SiaB family protein kinase → MDLYNLRKQFDESGMMMCFNGPFSHSIIEEIGTALRNHLAAENIAKAAVLDVFAVYIELAQNVRNYLALRELGQGDTAASIITIARWNEGYMVSSGNMVLQEDAALLCARINEINTMTPEELKRSYKEQMRREVQPGALGAGLGLLEIARHSSAPMNCSVRTIDETYVFFSLSAFV
- a CDS encoding SpoIIE family protein phosphatase, whose amino-acid sequence is MQQLTLRTKFILITSAVFLIAAVAVFSFFSGVTSRIITAFALQSATSKALHDKNKILSIIDREVALSLKLVDDDLIRAWVAPGQSPAVKKAALHQLESYRRFFRNKSYFIARAADASYYTADRSTPPEQPKSSQLSRDNPSDSWFFDTLRRVDTFEVHLNYDALIHQTKVWINAIIRDNKGTKIGIGGTGIDLTEFLQEIVLTDEPGTAAILIDRRGIIQAHHDKALVERNALEQDYDKRVTIFQQLELSAEAEQLKQELESLASHPQKKVSAFPIRINGRQSFAAVSYMPQIGWYTIALVDFSHVMQTTTFLPIILASLLALLAVITVIGYAINRMVLRPLNLLTGAAGEVAEGRYDRALPVLYRDEIGMLTQSFNSMAATVREHTAHLEERVLQRTRELTDANQKLEASQSRIMESLQYARILQTAILPDPQRFGRIFADWSVLYQPCDLVGGDLYWLHESDKGKVLLAVLDCTGHGVPGAFMTMTVNSVLNHIADTLCADDPGRILQEANRLLQETLRLRQDGESLVDAGLDIGLCCIDLKQQSLTFAGAGISLYYADQQQVSEIKGDRQRVGYSGSDLQFVYQNHHLTLNSAVTCYMTTDGFLDEGGGPKGYGFGTARFRQLLSENHGLDLQRQFTVFAQRIDAWRGTKKQRDDITVLAFRL